The Pseudobdellovibrionaceae bacterium DNA window TTTACCCGTTCCATTTTCGCCAGAGATTAAAACAGGAACATCAAAACCAGCCACTTTAATAGCCATGTTCATTAACTGTTGCATAGAAACCGATTGAAATAAAAATTGGTTTTTACGAATTAATTCGCTTTGCATAGTTTCTTTGCTAAAAGAGACTGTTTTTACTACAGAAGGACTAACCATAGATCTTGGTAAAAATTTAGAATTCGACATATTTATTCCCCTTTTGCGCGTTGTATCATTTTGATGCACTGTCACTAACGTCCTGCATTATATTAAGCTTTGAATTTTTTGCAAGGCTTATAGTACATTTTTTTCATTTTTCTTTATTGCTTCCTTCTATAATTGCGGCCTATTACAAAAACTTAAGTATTATTAAGCGTTTGCTTTGGCCTCCTTTTAAGTAGCAATAAAGGTGCCATTTGGATTGTTTCATTAAAAAACAGAGTTTTTCAGCAAAAAATAGGGTTTTTCACCAAAAAATGAAATTTTTTGCTCTACAAAGATCTCTTAAATAAGCCTTTAAAAGCCTATTTGTGTTCTTGCCTTAGTAGGTCGATAAATGGGTATGCTTTTACAAACTAGTATTCATAAATTTTTATTTTATAAGCAATATCAGGAGGCCTGCTCGCAACACACCTTAAGAGCGTACAGCATGGATTTAAAGCAATTTGCAGAGCAATTTACTAAGCTCCGCTTAAATGCCAATATTAAAAAAGCCCACTGGCAAGAGTTGCTTTTATACTTACCTCCACAATGGAAAAAGCTTAGTTTTTCTAGTAAAAACCGCAAACTATCGTGCCTTAAAGCTTTTTTTAATTTTTTATTCGAGCAAAAAATCCTTTCTATTAATTGGGGCAATAAATTAAGCACCCCCAAAGTGCCACAAAAGCACCCTCATTATTTATCTTTAGAAGAGGCCTTACATTTAATTCGTGTTTTAAAAACACAGCACGAAAAAGCATTAACAAAAAACCACACCCCCACCCTAGTAGCTTCTTACACTACCTTTTGTTTAATTTTATTTTTATACGGTAGCGGATTGCGAGTTAGCGAAGCCTGCCGCTTACAGTGGAGCGATATGGACTTACATAATAAAACACTAATCTTTACAGGCAAGGGAGGTAAGCAACGGCTGGTTAGCTTGCTGCCAATAAGCATAGATTATTTAAAACAGCTAAAGCATTTTTCTAATTCAAAAAGTATTTTAAACCTTAGTACGCGCACAGCTTATAACTTAGTTAGCCGAGCTGGAAAACAGGCCGACTTTACCAAACGCCTTAGCCCCCATGTACTACGACATAGTTTTGCCACCCACCTATTGATTAGCGGAGCCAACCTTAGAACTTTACAAAATTTATTAGGTCATTCGCACTTAAACACTACGCAAAAATATACACACTTAAATTTAAGCGACTTGGCTAGAAAGTTAGAAAAGCATCACCCCTTTCAAACCGAATCACAGCCGTGGTTACAAAAACACGCTAAAAAATAAATAGTTTATCCCGCATTGGTTATTGCGGCTTTATTAAAAAAAATTTAATGTTTCTTTTTTTGCAAATACGCTTGGTATTTTTTTAATTGTTTAACCAAGCCTTTTAATGGAATGGATTTAATATTTTGAAAAGATTTTAAATTTTGAGAAGCTTTTATATCTTTAGAAGAAGCCAACACTTTATTAAGATTGTACAAAATATTTTTTTTAAGAACTTTATATTTAGCCAGTTCTTTATTCGTTTTTTGTTGCTTTAATACTTTAAAAATTAATTTATAAGAATTTAATAACTCTTTAGAGGCTTTTACAGACCACTCTGGACTATTTAAGGCTGTTGCTCTTAATAAATAAATTTGTAATACAAACAGCTCTTCTACATATCTATCAATGGTTTTATATTTTTTTGCCCAGCGAGGTAACTTGCTAGATAAATAAAAGGCTTTAGCAATAATATTTATTTTCTTTTTTGGATCGCGATATTTAATTTTTGTAATTAAAATGTTTTTTTCTACATTTAAAAAAAACTTTTTTGCTACAGCGTGATTACCTAAAACCCAATACACAACACCTAAATTAATAGGTAGTTGAATTTTTGAAACAAAATAAGGTAAATATTTTTTTACTTTATAAGCGTCTAGCAAAGCCGCTAGCTCTTGATTGGGCTGGTTTAAAAATTTATATGTGTTGGCTAGGCGAACAAAAGATAAGGCTTTTAGCTTTGCATAAGCCTTGCTGGCTTTTGATATACTTTTTCGATAACACTTATTTGCGGCCTTATACTTGCCTAAGGACTCATAACCCCAGCCCAAATTGTACCACACCAAACTTTGAAATTTTATAGGCACAGAAGATGTCAAAATTTCTTTAAACACTTTAATGGCCTTTCTATATCTTAACTGATCCAAGTGTCGACTGGCTTGATTAAATTGCTTTAAAAATACTAAAGAGTTAGCGGAAGGTTTTTGTGTGCCTTTGGGCTCTTTATGAGCACAAGACAGTATACTTAGTGTTAAAAAAATTATTCCTATATTTCTTTTTAACATATAAAGCACCACTCCTTTATATTATAAAAAAGGAAAAAGAACTATTTGACAAGCTATTATATGCTCGTATAAATGCCACTTATGAAGTATACAATAGACAATGTTAGCGAATTTTCTAAAAAAATAGTCATTACCGTACCTGTAGAAAAAATTGATAGCCAATTTCAAGAACAGTACAACAAATTGCAACAAACTGCCGAAATAAAAGGTTTCAGAAAAGGGAAAACTCCTTTAGAAACCTTAAAAAAACTTCATCACGCAAAAGTGAAATATGAAGTTATGGAAAAGTTGATTCAAAGCGCTTATGTTGAATCTATTGTAAAAGAAAAACTAAACCCCATTGGCCAGCCCCATATTCATTTAGACAATGAAAATTGGAACGAAAAAGAAGAGTTAAAATTTACTGCCGAGTTTGAAGTTTTTCCTCAGTTAAATATTACCAACTATGAAAAAATGGAGCTTACTGATAAAAAAGTAACTATAGACGATAATCGACTACAACAAACTTTAGAAATGCTACAAAAACAAAAAGCCCTTACTAAAGATGTAGTCGATAGAAAAAAAGCGGAAAAAGGAGATATTGCCAATATCGACTTTGATGGATTTGTAGACGAAAAGCCTTTAGAGGGCGGAAGCATGAAAGCTTTTGATCTAGAGTTAGGAAGCAGTAGCTTTATCCCTGGTTTTGAAGATAAAATTATAGGAATGGAAGTGGGCGAAAAAAAGGATTTAAAATTAAAATTTCCTGCCAGTTACCAGAAAAAAGAATTAGAAAATAAAGATGTTTTATTTAAGGTGGAATTAAAAGCCTTAAAACAAAAAGAACTTCCAACTATTGATGATGAATTTGCAAAAGGCTTTAGCTTTAAAAGTTTAGACGAATTTAAAGAGATTATTAAAAAAGATCTTTTAGAAGAGGCCCAGGGTCAAAACAAAAAAGACTTAGAAGAGCAATTGTTTGAAAAATTAATAGAAAAAAATTCTTTTAATTTACCAGAAAAGTTAGTAGCACAACAAAAGGCACAGTTAATAACAGAAAGCCAAAAAGAACTAAAAGAAAAAGGCTTAAATAAAGAGCAAATAAAAGAGTACGAAAAAAAATGGGATGGCGAGTTTAACACCAATGCAGAGAAAATATTGAAAGTTTCTTTAGTTATCCAAGAACTAGCTCATAAATTAAACTTAAAATGTGATGACGCAGCCATAGAGAAAAAATTGCAAGAGCATGCAAAAACCACGGGCATAGAACTGCAAAAAGTAAAAGAATTTTACGCACCTACTGAGAAAAAAAATCAATTAGCTTACCAAATTGAGCGCGCACAATTGGTAAAGCATTTATTAAGTAGTGCAGTAATTACTGTTAAGTAACTACTGCCTTGCAATTTTACTTAATTTTTTAATTTCGCTTAATTTTTCTTAATTTTTTAATTTTGCTTAACTTTGCTTAATTTCGCTTAATTTTTTAAACTGTCTAAAACTTTTAAATAATTGAAAGCCTGTGAAATAGAAAAGTCTTCACTTAAAAGTTTGCAAGACTTTTTATATTTTGTTTTTTTACATTTAGATAGCTGAAAAAAATCAAACTGCACATCGTTTTTTACTGTAGAGGTTTTTTTTACTAAATCGACCTGCTGCTTAAGAGAAGACAAAAAACTGGCCTCGTTAAATAAAGCGGTTTTTGTAAGCACTGCTTTTTTTAATAATTTTGTATCCACCTCTTTAATATGAATATTAGGAACCACTCCCTTTTTTTGAATAGAATGCCCGTTGGGAGTATAGTAGTGTGCAATGGTTAACTTAACAGCTCCACCTTCTTCTAAAGGGAAAAAATTTTGAACAGAACCTTTTCCAAAAGAAGTTTCGCCCATAATTAAAGCTCTTTTATTTTCTTTAAGAGCTGCTGCTACAATTTCGCTAGCGCTAGCTGAATACGCATTAATTAAAACAATAATTTTAACCTTTTTATAAGTGTTTAGCGGCGTTGCTTTTGTAACTTCTTTTTCTTTTTTATTTCGGCCCAAAATTTCGACAATAACTCCTTTACTTAAAAACAAATCACTTAATTGTGTTGCTTCATAAAGCAACCCTCCCGGGTTAAATCGTAAATCTAAAATTAAGCCTTTTAATTTTTTATTTTTTTTCAAAGATCGTTTTAAAATTTTATTAACTTCTTTTGCAACTCCGCGAGAAAAAGATTTAATTTTTATATACTCATATCCCAAACCTAATTTTACTGTGGTAACATTTTTTATTTTAATAATTTTTCTACGCATAGAAAATTCTAATACTTCTTTTTGCTCTCCTCTTAATATTTTAATTTTTACAGAGCTTCCAATTTTTCCTCTAATTTTTGAAGACAACTCTTCCATAGATAAACTATCAATGCCTCTTGCTGATAGTTGAAATAAAATATCTCCAGGCTTTAGCCCTGCCTTGTATGCTGGGCCACCTTTTATCACTGATAAAATAATAAATTGTGAATTTTTATAAGCCACTTCAATGCCTACTCCTGCAAAGTTACCACGACTTTCTACTTGAAATTCTTTGTACTCCTGTTTAGAAAAATACTGACTATGAGGGTCTAGTCTAGACAGCAAACCTTTAATACTAAAGTTGACCAATTGGTTAACATCTTCTTTTTTAACATATTTACCCTCTACTAAGTGTAAAATTTGTGCAAATTTTTTTAATGGCTTGTATTTATTTTCAAATATTACAGGCTTTTTTTCACTTTTTAAAGGCTTAGCTTGTGCTACAGGCTTTTGTGCTACAGGCCTGGCTTGTGCTAAATGATAATAAGCCATTCCACAAGCCATTATTAAAAATAGTTTAACAAAAGCTACCCCAGCTTGTTTTTTATAACGCATAGCTGCTCCAGTTTTTAACTGTGTAAAAAAATTGTCTATATTTTACACATATTCACTTTATGAAACACTTCAAACTAAAAAGAAGCAAGAAGAAAAAGTGGGAAAAAATTTTAAGACTTTAGTCATATTTAAATTAAAATAAGACTGCCGAAATATAAGTATGAAGTACTTTTCCCTTTTTTTTCTATATAGCTTAACGCTAATATCTTGTAACCTTCCATTAGATACACAACAAAACTCTCACCAACTTACTACTGTACCTGGCTTGAAAATTGAAAAATGCAAAGTAACCAAAGCCTTACAAGACGAAAGCGTTTTGGTAAGTGTGCAAACAAAATATAAAGCAAAAATTTACAGCGTACGCAATTTGCAAAAGATCCCTTTCCTTGGCCCCTCTTTAACGGAAGAAAAAAATATTCGCTATGCAAATTATACTGTATTTAATTCTACAGGAGCTGTTGTTTTATGTGGCAATACTGGAGAAAGTGGATCGTTTACTATTACATTAACCGCAAATGAACAATACACTATAAAAATTTATTCTCATATTTTATCCTCTAACATAGCCAATGTTGCGGTTATGCAAAGCCCTAAAAAATCTAAATCTTATTTTATACAAAAAACCTTTAACACCAGCGACACCACATCAATAAATTTGGTTTCTCAATTACCTGTAAATTATAAATCCCGTTTTGAAACAAATAATTCGGGTGCTTTTAATATCTTAGATCAAATTGTAGCCAGTAATTTATTTTTAAAAAAATATACAAAAAACTGTAGTCTTTGCGC harbors:
- a CDS encoding tyrosine-type recombinase/integrase; protein product: MLLQTSIHKFLFYKQYQEACSQHTLRAYSMDLKQFAEQFTKLRLNANIKKAHWQELLLYLPPQWKKLSFSSKNRKLSCLKAFFNFLFEQKILSINWGNKLSTPKVPQKHPHYLSLEEALHLIRVLKTQHEKALTKNHTPTLVASYTTFCLILFLYGSGLRVSEACRLQWSDMDLHNKTLIFTGKGGKQRLVSLLPISIDYLKQLKHFSNSKSILNLSTRTAYNLVSRAGKQADFTKRLSPHVLRHSFATHLLISGANLRTLQNLLGHSHLNTTQKYTHLNLSDLARKLEKHHPFQTESQPWLQKHAKK
- a CDS encoding tetratricopeptide repeat protein; protein product: MLKRNIGIIFLTLSILSCAHKEPKGTQKPSANSLVFLKQFNQASRHLDQLRYRKAIKVFKEILTSSVPIKFQSLVWYNLGWGYESLGKYKAANKCYRKSISKASKAYAKLKALSFVRLANTYKFLNQPNQELAALLDAYKVKKYLPYFVSKIQLPINLGVVYWVLGNHAVAKKFFLNVEKNILITKIKYRDPKKKINIIAKAFYLSSKLPRWAKKYKTIDRYVEELFVLQIYLLRATALNSPEWSVKASKELLNSYKLIFKVLKQQKTNKELAKYKVLKKNILYNLNKVLASSKDIKASQNLKSFQNIKSIPLKGLVKQLKKYQAYLQKKKH
- the tig gene encoding trigger factor, which translates into the protein MKYTIDNVSEFSKKIVITVPVEKIDSQFQEQYNKLQQTAEIKGFRKGKTPLETLKKLHHAKVKYEVMEKLIQSAYVESIVKEKLNPIGQPHIHLDNENWNEKEELKFTAEFEVFPQLNITNYEKMELTDKKVTIDDNRLQQTLEMLQKQKALTKDVVDRKKAEKGDIANIDFDGFVDEKPLEGGSMKAFDLELGSSSFIPGFEDKIIGMEVGEKKDLKLKFPASYQKKELENKDVLFKVELKALKQKELPTIDDEFAKGFSFKSLDEFKEIIKKDLLEEAQGQNKKDLEEQLFEKLIEKNSFNLPEKLVAQQKAQLITESQKELKEKGLNKEQIKEYEKKWDGEFNTNAEKILKVSLVIQELAHKLNLKCDDAAIEKKLQEHAKTTGIELQKVKEFYAPTEKKNQLAYQIERAQLVKHLLSSAVITVK
- a CDS encoding S41 family peptidase; its protein translation is MRYKKQAGVAFVKLFLIMACGMAYYHLAQARPVAQKPVAQAKPLKSEKKPVIFENKYKPLKKFAQILHLVEGKYVKKEDVNQLVNFSIKGLLSRLDPHSQYFSKQEYKEFQVESRGNFAGVGIEVAYKNSQFIILSVIKGGPAYKAGLKPGDILFQLSARGIDSLSMEELSSKIRGKIGSSVKIKILRGEQKEVLEFSMRRKIIKIKNVTTVKLGLGYEYIKIKSFSRGVAKEVNKILKRSLKKNKKLKGLILDLRFNPGGLLYEATQLSDLFLSKGVIVEILGRNKKEKEVTKATPLNTYKKVKIIVLINAYSASASEIVAAALKENKRALIMGETSFGKGSVQNFFPLEEGGAVKLTIAHYYTPNGHSIQKKGVVPNIHIKEVDTKLLKKAVLTKTALFNEASFLSSLKQQVDLVKKTSTVKNDVQFDFFQLSKCKKTKYKKSCKLLSEDFSISQAFNYLKVLDSLKN